A genomic stretch from Candidatus Hydrogenedentota bacterium includes:
- a CDS encoding cellulase family glycosylhydrolase, producing MTVRVYSILSIFVYAALSPFIHASETITLPLIRVEEGRLQDDDGGHYFLRGINQGRKSPRNLHRSWQQPEDYHNLRRWGMNALRMMMFWSALEPEPGEYNEAYLQVLDEQIDWARDAGLYVILDMHQDLWGYSIPGGNGAPQWATLDDGQAHQTLGSVWSTAYYVSPQIQHAFDNFWKNTKGPGDIGIQDRYAAAWRHVAARYADRTEVIGFDLMNEAFPGSMVQESAAALLELVPKLLDTASLPASLPEILDSIDANTMPPWLLEALDNTETYRMILDALHPMTARFETDYLMPMYERVHRAIREVNKTGIFFLEPCVLANIGVATAITALKDSEGVRDPLQAYMPHAYDIVTDTPFSHQPSEKRLQIIVQQKRLDAARLEMPLLIGEWGAYYRSDKTQDAARMMNRLLEEAQVCGAFYWEYHRALDTAVYFEVLSKAAPLRVAGILETARFNAEEGLFSCQWKNIPGTGVSVFSLPPAWQQKTLDITVSPPELQGEIKANPRWQDTPQLVVDASDSPVTASLEVRLTTPVERAVSP from the coding sequence ATGACTGTCCGGGTATACAGCATTTTATCGATTTTTGTCTATGCGGCGCTGAGCCCATTCATTCATGCCTCCGAAACAATCACGCTGCCTCTGATTCGCGTGGAGGAAGGCAGGCTCCAAGACGACGACGGGGGACATTATTTTCTACGAGGCATCAATCAAGGCAGGAAGTCGCCGAGGAACCTACACCGAAGCTGGCAACAGCCGGAAGACTACCACAACCTGCGCCGTTGGGGTATGAATGCCCTTCGCATGATGATGTTCTGGTCCGCGTTGGAACCGGAACCCGGCGAATACAATGAAGCCTATTTGCAGGTCTTAGACGAGCAAATCGATTGGGCACGGGATGCAGGGCTCTATGTGATTCTGGACATGCACCAAGATCTGTGGGGATACAGCATCCCGGGCGGCAACGGCGCGCCCCAATGGGCAACTTTAGATGACGGACAAGCCCATCAGACCTTGGGATCCGTGTGGAGCACCGCCTATTATGTGAGCCCACAGATCCAACACGCCTTTGATAACTTTTGGAAGAATACCAAGGGACCGGGCGATATCGGTATTCAAGATCGCTACGCCGCTGCATGGCGTCACGTAGCAGCGCGCTACGCCGACCGCACGGAAGTCATCGGTTTCGACCTCATGAACGAAGCTTTTCCGGGATCCATGGTTCAAGAATCGGCAGCGGCGCTGCTGGAACTCGTCCCCAAGCTCCTTGACACGGCATCACTGCCCGCCAGCCTCCCCGAAATTCTCGACAGTATCGACGCCAACACCATGCCGCCATGGCTCCTTGAGGCGCTCGATAATACGGAAACCTACCGGATGATTTTAGACGCGCTCCACCCAATGACGGCACGTTTCGAAACGGACTATTTGATGCCCATGTACGAGCGGGTACATCGCGCCATTCGCGAAGTGAACAAGACCGGTATATTCTTTTTGGAACCCTGTGTGCTCGCCAATATTGGCGTTGCCACCGCCATCACGGCGCTGAAAGATTCGGAGGGCGTCCGCGATCCGCTGCAGGCTTATATGCCCCATGCCTACGATATTGTCACAGACACGCCCTTCTCCCACCAACCCAGTGAAAAACGCCTGCAGATCATTGTCCAACAAAAACGCCTGGATGCGGCGCGCTTGGAAATGCCGCTACTCATCGGTGAATGGGGAGCCTATTATCGCTCCGATAAAACGCAGGATGCAGCGCGGATGATGAACCGCCTTCTCGAAGAAGCACAGGTATGCGGCGCCTTCTATTGGGAATATCACCGGGCTTTGGATACAGCCGTTTATTTCGAAGTCTTGAGTAAAGCGGCTCCTCTCCGTGTGGCAGGCATTTTGGAGACAGCCCGTTTCAACGCCGAGGAAGGGCTCTTTTCCTGTCAATGGAAAAACATTCCGGGCACGGGCGTTAGCGTTTTTTCATTGCCCCCCGCTTGGCAGCAAAAAACGCTTGACATCACTGTGTCACCTCCCGAACTGCAGGGGGAAATAAAAGCGAACCCCCGTTGGCAGGATACACCACAGCTGGTTGTAGACGCTTCGGATAGCCCTGTGACGGCAAGCCTTGAAGTACGGCTGACCACGCCGGTGGAACGAGCAGTAAGCCCCTAA
- a CDS encoding RNA methyltransferase, with protein sequence MVQEQHYHTLVNREPWYAGVPDEERIALARAPIHVMLDNLRSAFNVGSIFRTADACAVTHLHLCGMTAHPPHKKLEKTALGAFDYVPWSYYERNRDCLDVLEEQGIPVVAVETVEGAPDYRDFCWPSPVAVVFGNEENGVNARVLRRCSAVVQIPMFGYKKSINVATAFGIVVYHILDEWRKKAKPTTDEDGKNIGADTHNKDDTALFFSPGI encoded by the coding sequence ATGGTTCAAGAGCAACATTATCATACATTGGTGAATCGTGAACCATGGTATGCAGGGGTGCCCGACGAGGAGCGCATAGCCTTGGCGCGCGCGCCTATACACGTCATGCTGGACAATCTGCGCAGTGCCTTCAACGTGGGAAGCATCTTTAGAACGGCGGACGCCTGTGCCGTCACCCATTTGCATCTTTGCGGTATGACCGCCCACCCTCCCCACAAGAAACTGGAGAAGACGGCCTTGGGCGCATTTGATTATGTGCCGTGGAGCTACTATGAGCGGAATCGGGATTGTCTGGATGTGCTGGAGGAACAGGGCATTCCCGTAGTGGCAGTAGAGACGGTGGAGGGCGCGCCCGATTATCGTGATTTCTGCTGGCCCAGTCCCGTAGCGGTCGTTTTCGGTAATGAAGAAAATGGGGTGAATGCCCGAGTCTTGCGTCGTTGCAGCGCTGTGGTTCAGATCCCCATGTTCGGCTACAAAAAGAGTATTAATGTGGCTACCGCTTTCGGGATCGTTGTCTACCATATTCTGGACGAATGGCGGAAAAAAGCGAAGCCGACCACTGATGAGGACGGAAAAAATATAGGGGCCGACACCCATAACAAAGATGATACCGCCCTTTTCTTTTCGCCGGGTATCTAA
- a CDS encoding sigma-70 family RNA polymerase sigma factor has product MPTTQSAITVEDNELVAQARKGDMKAFEALVRKYRNDVYALCYYFTRNREDAWDLSQEVFIKAHRGLSKFRGDAAFKTWLLRIAANQSKDHLKKRRIQTTPYEDSWRVGEVETDHNPRSAIEAKELGKAIDAAVSQLPIKQRTAFILREYDGLSYQEMAEVMECSIGTVMSRLFHARQRLQQLLSPMGLWENDTNV; this is encoded by the coding sequence ATGCCGACCACACAAAGCGCAATCACAGTTGAAGACAATGAACTTGTCGCCCAAGCACGCAAAGGCGATATGAAAGCTTTTGAAGCCCTTGTCCGCAAGTACCGCAATGACGTGTATGCGCTGTGCTATTACTTTACACGGAACCGCGAAGATGCGTGGGACTTGTCTCAGGAAGTTTTCATTAAGGCCCATCGCGGTCTGAGCAAGTTTCGCGGTGATGCGGCATTCAAGACGTGGTTGTTGCGAATCGCTGCGAATCAAAGCAAAGATCACCTAAAAAAACGGCGCATACAGACCACGCCTTATGAAGACAGTTGGCGTGTTGGGGAAGTGGAAACTGATCACAACCCCCGTTCAGCCATAGAAGCCAAGGAATTGGGCAAGGCCATTGATGCCGCAGTCAGTCAGCTTCCGATCAAGCAGCGCACCGCCTTTATTTTGCGTGAATATGACGGACTTTCCTATCAGGAAATGGCCGAGGTCATGGAATGCAGTATCGGCACCGTAATGAGCCGTTTATTCCACGCGCGACAACGTCTACAGCAACTATTGAGTCCCATGGGGCTTTGGGAGAATGATACAAATGTTTAA
- a CDS encoding dual specificity protein phosphatase family protein — MGGSALESTINKYGIGTVFNLRGAHPGEAWYDAEAAACERTGATLVNLGWSKSSLPDPASLMEFVETIESGKGAFLAHCSGGTHRTGVASAVFLLLQGEDVPTARKQFRLGFNDAPIGKLLDLYEKNDLAFRQWVEEIYPNEYETLKARDKAMLPLQSAPEEALQLALNTASF; from the coding sequence ATGGGCGGCTCTGCACTGGAATCTACCATCAACAAATATGGCATCGGTACAGTCTTTAATTTGCGCGGCGCTCATCCGGGAGAGGCATGGTATGACGCGGAAGCGGCGGCCTGTGAACGTACAGGCGCGACGTTGGTAAATCTGGGATGGTCCAAAAGCAGTTTGCCTGATCCCGCCTCGTTGATGGAATTTGTAGAAACCATTGAATCCGGCAAAGGCGCTTTCTTGGCGCACTGTTCCGGCGGCACCCACCGGACCGGTGTCGCTTCAGCCGTATTTTTATTGCTTCAAGGCGAGGATGTGCCGACGGCGCGCAAACAATTCCGACTCGGATTCAATGATGCGCCCATCGGTAAATTACTAGACCTTTACGAAAAAAATGATCTCGCCTTCCGTCAATGGGTTGAAGAAATATATCCCAATGAATATGAAACGCTGAAAGCCCGAGACAAAGCCATGCTGCCTTTGCAAAGCGCGCCAGAAGAAGCGCTGCAGTTGGCTTTGAATACAGCCTCTTTTTAA